From Actinosynnema mirum DSM 43827, a single genomic window includes:
- a CDS encoding RNA polymerase sigma factor, with amino-acid sequence MDRQDFTRIARERAVPWRRVAYLICGDWGRAEDLVQAALLRMYKHWHRIEPRGLEAYARKVISRLALDEAKRASRRKEVLGEVPDRPAAQFDEEVDGAPEVRAALKAMPPRQRAVIVLRFYADLDVAATAKALGITQGTVKSQCSRGLDSLRAALGPHHAALATRTPERTGGSR; translated from the coding sequence GTGGATCGTCAGGACTTCACGCGGATCGCGCGTGAGCGGGCGGTGCCGTGGCGGCGGGTCGCGTACCTCATCTGCGGGGACTGGGGCCGGGCCGAGGACCTCGTGCAGGCGGCCCTCCTGCGCATGTACAAGCACTGGCACCGCATCGAGCCGCGCGGCCTGGAGGCCTACGCGCGCAAGGTGATCTCGCGGCTGGCGCTGGACGAGGCCAAGCGCGCCTCCCGCCGCAAGGAGGTGCTGGGCGAGGTCCCGGACCGCCCGGCCGCGCAGTTCGACGAGGAGGTGGACGGCGCCCCCGAGGTGCGGGCCGCGCTCAAGGCCATGCCGCCCCGCCAGCGGGCCGTGATCGTCCTGCGCTTCTACGCGGACCTCGACGTGGCGGCGACCGCGAAGGCGCTCGGGATCACCCAGGGCACGGTGAAGTCCCAGTGCTCGCGCGGGCTGGACTCGCTGCGCGCGGCGCTCGGCCCGCACCACGCGGCCCTCGCGACCAGGACCCCGGAGCGGACGGGAGGCAGCAGGTGA
- the pssA gene encoding CDP-diacylglycerol--serine O-phosphatidyltransferase: protein MASTAPGVRLLPNAITVLAMCAGLSAVHFAIRGMYGAAIASIAAAALFDGLDGRLARMLDATSKMGAELDSLADSISFGVAPAMVLYVWKFDPDRFGWVVSLVFAVCMVLRLARFNTLLDVEQPPYAKEFFVGVPAPIGGLLLLLPLTLDEQLGRSGWWSSTPVVAVWTVTVALLLVSRIPTLSIKTIKVPQRLVAPLLVVVALVAAALITFPLAVLVVIEVVYLAHLPYAVRRYRWLAKHPEAWEVPPADRRAIRRAHGVAARRLGLRQPMRNRVAGAARRAVRRPRRVDADDVPGPVGSDGAESRRENGGGRRAWRQLGLRRK, encoded by the coding sequence GTGGCGTCGACCGCACCGGGCGTCCGGCTGCTGCCGAACGCCATCACCGTGCTGGCGATGTGCGCGGGCCTGTCGGCCGTGCACTTCGCGATCAGGGGCATGTACGGGGCGGCGATCGCCTCCATCGCGGCGGCGGCCCTGTTCGACGGGCTCGACGGGCGGCTCGCCCGGATGCTCGACGCCACCAGCAAGATGGGCGCCGAGCTGGACTCGCTGGCCGACTCGATCTCGTTCGGCGTCGCGCCCGCGATGGTGCTGTACGTGTGGAAGTTCGACCCGGACCGGTTCGGCTGGGTCGTGTCGCTGGTGTTCGCGGTGTGCATGGTGCTGCGGCTGGCGCGGTTCAACACCCTGCTGGACGTCGAGCAACCGCCGTACGCCAAGGAGTTCTTCGTCGGCGTGCCCGCCCCCATAGGCGGGTTGCTGCTGCTGCTCCCTCTGACGCTGGACGAGCAGCTGGGCCGGTCCGGCTGGTGGTCCTCGACGCCGGTGGTCGCGGTGTGGACGGTGACGGTCGCGCTGCTGCTGGTGAGCCGCATCCCGACGCTGTCCATCAAGACGATCAAGGTGCCGCAGCGGTTGGTGGCCCCGCTGCTCGTGGTGGTCGCGCTGGTCGCGGCGGCGCTGATCACGTTCCCCCTGGCGGTGCTGGTCGTGATCGAGGTCGTGTACCTGGCGCACCTGCCGTACGCGGTGCGGCGGTACCGGTGGCTGGCCAAGCACCCCGAGGCGTGGGAGGTGCCCCCGGCCGACCGGCGGGCGATCCGCAGGGCGCACGGGGTCGCGGCGCGGCGGCTCGGGCTGCGGCAGCCGATGCGGAACCGGGTCGCGGGCGCGGCGCGGCGGGCCGTGCGGCGGCCGAGGCGGGTCGACGCGGACGACGTGCCCGGCCCGGTCGGGTCGGACGGCGCCGAGTCGCGGCGCGAGAACGGCGGCGGGCGGCGGGCCTGGCGGCAGCTCGGGTTGCGGCGCAAGTGA
- a CDS encoding phosphatidylserine decarboxylase: protein MTVDRDKHNSGAVSHFIELAKGIVPPMHPAGRPFVAGAAAATLLLRRISKPAGVVGALVTAWVAWFFREPKRTTPTRAGLAIAPADGTVSHVVEALPPAELGLGSEPMTRISVFLSVFDVHVQRVPVTGVVRQVSYHAGKFLSADLDKASEENERNTVWLTSEEGHEIVVVQIAGLVARRIVCEVSEGDAVAAGSTYGLIRFGSRVDLYVPRGSRVLVEAGQRTIGGETVLAELPGN, encoded by the coding sequence ATGACGGTCGATCGCGACAAGCACAACAGTGGTGCCGTTTCCCACTTCATCGAGCTCGCCAAGGGGATCGTCCCCCCGATGCACCCGGCGGGCCGCCCGTTCGTCGCAGGCGCGGCGGCGGCGACGCTCCTGCTGCGCCGGATCTCCAAGCCCGCCGGTGTCGTCGGCGCGCTGGTCACCGCGTGGGTCGCGTGGTTCTTCCGCGAGCCCAAGCGCACCACCCCCACCCGCGCGGGCCTGGCGATCGCGCCCGCCGACGGCACCGTCTCGCACGTCGTCGAGGCCCTGCCGCCCGCCGAGCTGGGCCTGGGCTCCGAACCGATGACGCGGATCAGCGTGTTCCTGTCGGTGTTCGACGTGCACGTGCAGCGCGTCCCGGTGACCGGCGTCGTCCGCCAGGTCTCCTACCACGCGGGCAAGTTCCTCTCCGCCGACCTGGACAAGGCCAGCGAGGAGAACGAGCGCAACACGGTGTGGCTGACCTCCGAGGAGGGCCACGAGATCGTCGTCGTGCAGATCGCGGGCCTGGTCGCCCGGCGCATCGTGTGCGAGGTGTCCGAGGGCGACGCCGTCGCCGCGGGCTCCACCTACGGCCTGATCCGCTTCGGGTCGCGCGTCGACCTGTACGTGCCGCGCGGGTCCCGCGTCCTGGTCGAGGCGGGTCAGCGCACCATCGGCGGGGAGACCGTCCTCGCCGAGCTGCCGGGGAACTGA
- a CDS encoding M48 family metallopeptidase, whose product MRAVLAVGLLIGFFVLFTALTVGLCALTVYGFATGREFNAIKIALIAVPLVLILISALYKALKARGEVEGAPLTREAQPGLWAVVDELAAVAGTRGPDEIRLVGAVNAAVSEQAPMLGLRAGRRTLLIGLPLLAGLTASELRSVLAHELGHYGGGHTKLSALTYRAKEALVHVVDGLDDTFLQRPFAWYAKLYARVAASVNRRQELDADTASVTAAGREAAQSALRKLPVLGAAWNGYQAQFLSLGAQAELTPPVMAGFHAYLSEPERRGRMDEARAELLAREPESVFDSHPPIRERVGRMATLPSPEVERDDRPAWTLLSGATADLERSIMVGGGFGPTADWDEVVSVVAREHGERRAGLLAVAGARAGLPGEVSLDDALAALASTGQRDALLGHLLSAELLGGEVPEEQRAQVLAGLLGAVLEHELVAAGVGAYEADWDKRWVVRLEDGRAVDGPPLFAEVLGGPERAAEAWKRAADVLGTRRARVTRVQRIAEDLVVPTA is encoded by the coding sequence ATGCGCGCGGTTCTCGCCGTCGGCTTGCTGATCGGCTTCTTCGTCCTCTTCACGGCGCTCACCGTCGGGCTGTGCGCGCTGACGGTGTACGGCTTCGCGACAGGCCGCGAGTTCAACGCCATCAAGATCGCGCTGATCGCGGTCCCGCTGGTCCTGATCCTGATCAGCGCCCTCTACAAGGCGCTCAAGGCGCGCGGTGAGGTCGAGGGCGCCCCGCTCACCCGCGAGGCGCAGCCAGGGCTGTGGGCCGTCGTGGACGAGCTGGCCGCCGTCGCGGGCACCAGGGGCCCCGACGAGATCCGGCTGGTGGGCGCGGTCAACGCGGCCGTGTCCGAGCAGGCTCCGATGCTGGGCCTGCGCGCGGGCCGCCGGACCCTGCTGATCGGCCTGCCGCTGCTGGCCGGGCTGACCGCGAGCGAGCTGCGGTCGGTGCTGGCGCACGAGCTGGGCCACTACGGCGGCGGGCACACCAAGCTGTCCGCGCTGACCTACCGCGCCAAGGAGGCGCTGGTGCACGTGGTGGACGGGCTGGACGACACGTTCCTGCAGCGCCCGTTCGCCTGGTACGCCAAGCTCTACGCGCGGGTGGCCGCGTCGGTGAACCGCAGGCAGGAGCTGGACGCCGACACCGCGTCGGTGACCGCCGCGGGCCGCGAGGCCGCGCAGTCCGCGCTGCGGAAGCTGCCGGTGCTGGGGGCGGCGTGGAACGGCTACCAGGCGCAGTTCCTGTCGCTGGGCGCGCAGGCCGAGCTGACCCCGCCGGTGATGGCCGGGTTCCACGCCTACCTGTCGGAGCCGGAGCGGCGGGGCCGGATGGACGAGGCGCGGGCCGAGCTGCTGGCGCGCGAGCCGGAGTCGGTGTTCGACAGCCACCCGCCGATCCGCGAGCGGGTCGGCCGGATGGCGACGCTGCCCTCCCCCGAGGTCGAGCGGGACGACCGCCCGGCGTGGACGCTGCTGAGCGGGGCGACCGCCGACCTGGAGCGCTCGATCATGGTCGGCGGCGGGTTCGGGCCGACCGCCGACTGGGACGAGGTCGTGTCCGTGGTCGCGCGGGAGCACGGGGAGCGGCGGGCCGGGCTGCTGGCCGTCGCCGGGGCGCGGGCGGGCCTGCCCGGCGAGGTGTCGCTGGACGACGCGCTGGCCGCGCTGGCCTCCACCGGGCAGCGGGACGCGCTGCTGGGGCACCTGCTGTCGGCGGAGCTGCTGGGCGGCGAGGTGCCCGAGGAGCAGCGGGCGCAGGTGCTGGCCGGGCTGCTCGGCGCGGTGCTGGAGCACGAGCTGGTGGCCGCCGGGGTCGGCGCGTACGAGGCGGACTGGGACAAGCGGTGGGTGGTGCGGCTGGAGGACGGGCGCGCCGTCGACGGGCCGCCCCTGTTCGCCGAGGTGCTGGGCGGGCCGGAGCGCGCGGCGGAGGCGTGGAAGCGGGCGGCGGACGTGCTCGGGACGCGGCGCGCGCGGGTGACGCGGGTGCAGCGGATCGCCGAGGACCTGGTCGTGCCGACCGCGTGA
- the glp gene encoding gephyrin-like molybdotransferase Glp, which translates to MDGVSNALTGVAAHKARIADLIGVAPVVELPLADCLGLVLASDAVAPVALPPFDNSAMDGYAVRVADLAELPVVLPVPEDIPAGRTDVVPLEPGTAHRIMTGAPVPPGADAVVQVEWTDAGVRSVRIDRGVRLGQNVRWAEDDVKVGEVALRAGRVLGAAQLGLVSALGIPALPVRRRLRVLVLSTGSELVAPGEPLLPGQIYESNGLMLAAAVREAGGEAEQLRFVPDDVDRFRAVVEERIGGFDLLLTSGGVSAGAYEVVKDALTGRGVEFTKVAMQPGGPQGSGRYLGVPVATLPGNPVSAQVSFEVFVRPALRAAMGFVDVERPTAVARLRGSISSPSGRTQFRRGAYDAGSGQVVTPVGGPGSHLLSSLALSNCLIEVPAEVDELADGDEVLVRLL; encoded by the coding sequence ATGGACGGCGTGTCCAACGCGCTGACCGGAGTCGCTGCCCACAAGGCCCGCATCGCCGATCTGATCGGCGTCGCGCCGGTGGTCGAGCTGCCGCTCGCCGACTGCCTGGGGCTGGTGCTCGCCTCGGACGCGGTGGCCCCGGTGGCGCTGCCGCCGTTCGACAACTCGGCGATGGACGGCTACGCCGTGCGGGTCGCCGACCTGGCGGAGCTGCCGGTGGTGCTGCCGGTGCCGGAGGACATCCCGGCCGGGCGCACGGACGTGGTCCCGCTGGAGCCGGGGACCGCGCACCGGATCATGACGGGCGCGCCGGTGCCGCCGGGCGCGGACGCGGTCGTGCAGGTCGAGTGGACCGACGCGGGCGTTCGGTCGGTGCGGATCGACCGGGGCGTGCGGCTCGGGCAGAACGTGCGGTGGGCCGAGGACGACGTGAAGGTCGGCGAGGTCGCGCTGCGGGCCGGCCGGGTGCTGGGGGCGGCGCAGCTGGGGCTGGTGTCGGCGCTGGGCATCCCCGCGCTGCCGGTGCGCAGGCGGTTGCGGGTGCTGGTGCTGTCGACCGGGTCGGAGCTGGTGGCCCCCGGCGAGCCGCTGCTGCCGGGGCAGATCTACGAGTCGAACGGGCTGATGCTGGCGGCGGCGGTGCGCGAGGCGGGCGGCGAGGCGGAGCAGCTGCGGTTCGTGCCGGACGACGTGGACCGGTTCCGGGCCGTCGTGGAGGAGCGGATCGGCGGGTTCGACCTGCTGCTGACCTCGGGCGGGGTGAGCGCGGGCGCGTACGAGGTGGTGAAGGACGCGCTGACCGGGCGGGGCGTGGAGTTCACGAAGGTGGCGATGCAGCCGGGTGGGCCGCAGGGCTCGGGCCGGTACCTGGGGGTGCCGGTGGCGACGCTGCCGGGGAACCCGGTGAGCGCGCAGGTGTCGTTCGAGGTGTTCGTGCGGCCCGCGCTGCGGGCGGCGATGGGGTTCGTGGACGTGGAGCGGCCGACGGCGGTGGCGCGGTTGCGCGGGTCGATCTCCTCGCCGTCGGGGCGGACGCAGTTCCGGCGCGGGGCGTACGACGCGGGCTCGGGCCAGGTGGTGACGCCGGTGGGCGGGCCGGGCTCGCACCTGCTGTCGTCGCTGGCGCTGAGCAACTGCCTGATCGAGGTGCCCGCCGAGGTGGACGAGCTGGCGGACGGCGACGAGGTGCTGGTCCGGCTGCTCTGA
- a CDS encoding AIM24 family protein — MQVRTRHTPGYGVARLLLAPAEPVLVERGSVLGTSYGVGFDTRAKGKGVRAALCTAGPEGGWVDVAPGVPGDLHVVDLDGKSGWCFAGDAWLACAGTVGLDPAAPPLRALHGGDAGFLNYAFGTGPLVLACAGAVDVVTLEPGELVTLHSGHVLAFADTVQCRLRAVSPDLPQSVRDGEGLALDFAGPGLVLTRTRKPRRRS, encoded by the coding sequence GTGCAGGTGCGGACCAGGCACACGCCCGGCTACGGCGTCGCGAGGCTGCTGCTGGCCCCGGCCGAACCGGTGCTCGTGGAGCGCGGCTCCGTGCTCGGCACCAGCTACGGCGTCGGCTTCGACACCCGCGCCAAGGGCAAGGGCGTGCGCGCCGCGCTGTGCACGGCGGGCCCCGAGGGCGGCTGGGTGGACGTGGCCCCCGGCGTGCCCGGCGACCTGCACGTGGTCGACCTGGACGGCAAGTCCGGCTGGTGCTTCGCGGGCGACGCCTGGCTCGCCTGCGCGGGCACCGTCGGCCTCGACCCGGCCGCGCCGCCCCTGCGCGCCCTGCACGGCGGCGACGCGGGCTTCCTCAACTACGCCTTCGGCACCGGCCCGCTCGTGCTGGCCTGCGCGGGCGCCGTCGACGTCGTCACCCTCGAACCCGGCGAGCTGGTCACCCTGCACAGCGGACACGTGCTCGCCTTCGCCGACACCGTCCAGTGCAGGCTCCGCGCCGTCTCCCCGGACCTGCCGCAGTCGGTCCGCGACGGCGAGGGCCTCGCGCTCGACTTCGCCGGGCCCGGACTCGTGCTCACCCGCACCCGCAAACCGCGCCGCAGGTCGTGA
- a CDS encoding cold-shock protein — MAVGTVKWFNSEKGYGFIAADGGPDVFVHYSAIMMDGFRTLAEGDRVEFEIQAGRDGRSQASDVRKAS; from the coding sequence TTGGCTGTCGGCACGGTCAAGTGGTTCAACTCGGAGAAGGGGTACGGCTTCATCGCCGCCGACGGCGGGCCGGACGTCTTCGTCCACTACTCGGCGATCATGATGGACGGATTCCGCACGCTCGCCGAGGGCGACCGCGTGGAGTTCGAGATCCAGGCGGGCCGCGACGGCCGCAGCCAGGCCTCGGACGTCCGCAAGGCGTCGTGA
- a CDS encoding serine/threonine-protein kinase has product MSEDLSGRRLGHYRIDGVLGRGGMSVTYKATDVRLGRKVALKVIGEHLTADAEFRERFVDEARNTSAIDHANIVPLYDFDEVDGLLYIAMRLVDGQDLATHIKDGPLAPSRALVLLEQVAEALDMLHGKGLVHLDVKPANVLVTTKEATREHVYLADFGLTRRGATGHRTRTGDFLGSPTYAAPEHLRGEPLDGRTDQYALACMVFACLTGRPPFQGGVQDVIQGHLGSEIPPITSLVSLPPAVDDVLRKGTSKDPAQRFATCHEFITAVTAALGPAAQQTTPPRPAGAPAPQQHAGQQHAGPASGGFPAQQGGYPQRPGYQQHQHQQQYPPSEPIRLRPPTPVGVSAFSDTKQPRPAWFVPALAGAIAVVVIVILVLVLKPEDEPTRPPSSLPASSGPASPGQALASAPLPGPVLPASALPGAAGVPSAVIGDAQSPSVPPSA; this is encoded by the coding sequence GTGTCGGAGGACCTGAGCGGACGGCGGTTGGGGCACTACCGGATCGACGGGGTGCTCGGTCGCGGTGGCATGAGCGTCACCTACAAGGCCACGGACGTCAGGCTCGGCCGCAAGGTGGCGCTGAAGGTCATCGGCGAGCACCTGACGGCGGACGCCGAGTTCCGCGAGCGCTTCGTGGACGAGGCCCGCAACACCTCGGCCATCGACCACGCGAACATCGTCCCCCTGTACGACTTCGACGAGGTCGACGGGCTGCTGTACATCGCCATGCGGCTGGTGGACGGCCAGGACCTCGCCACCCACATCAAGGACGGGCCCCTCGCGCCCTCGCGCGCCCTGGTGCTGCTGGAGCAGGTCGCCGAGGCGCTGGACATGCTGCACGGCAAGGGCCTGGTGCACCTGGACGTGAAGCCGGCGAACGTGCTGGTCACCACGAAGGAGGCCACCCGCGAGCACGTGTACCTGGCCGACTTCGGCCTGACCCGGCGCGGCGCGACCGGCCACCGCACCCGCACCGGCGACTTCCTCGGCTCGCCCACCTACGCCGCGCCCGAGCACCTGCGCGGCGAGCCGCTGGACGGCCGCACCGACCAGTACGCGCTGGCCTGCATGGTGTTCGCCTGCCTGACCGGCCGCCCGCCGTTCCAGGGCGGCGTGCAGGACGTCATCCAGGGCCACCTCGGCTCGGAGATCCCGCCGATCACCTCGCTGGTGTCGCTGCCGCCCGCCGTGGACGACGTGCTGCGCAAGGGCACCTCGAAGGACCCGGCGCAGCGGTTCGCGACCTGCCACGAGTTCATCACCGCCGTCACCGCCGCGCTCGGCCCGGCCGCGCAGCAGACCACCCCGCCCCGCCCGGCGGGCGCGCCCGCCCCGCAGCAGCACGCGGGCCAGCAGCACGCGGGCCCGGCCAGCGGCGGCTTCCCGGCCCAGCAGGGCGGCTACCCGCAGCGCCCCGGCTACCAGCAGCACCAGCACCAGCAGCAGTACCCGCCGTCGGAGCCGATCCGGCTGCGCCCGCCGACGCCGGTCGGGGTGAGCGCGTTCTCGGACACCAAGCAGCCCCGGCCCGCGTGGTTCGTGCCCGCGCTCGCGGGGGCGATCGCGGTCGTGGTGATCGTCATCCTGGTGCTGGTCCTCAAGCCGGAGGACGAGCCGACCCGGCCGCCGTCGAGCCTGCCCGCGTCGTCCGGCCCGGCCTCGCCGGGCCAGGCCCTGGCGAGCGCGCCGCTGCCCGGCCCGGTCCTGCCCGCGTCCGCGCTGCCGGGTGCCGCCGGGGTCCCGTCGGCCGTGATCGGTGACGCCCAGTCGCCGTCCGTTCCCCCGTCCGCCTGA
- the groL gene encoding chaperonin GroEL (60 kDa chaperone family; promotes refolding of misfolded polypeptides especially under stressful conditions; forms two stacked rings of heptamers to form a barrel-shaped 14mer; ends can be capped by GroES; misfolded proteins enter the barrel where they are refolded when GroES binds): MAKMIAFDEDARRGLERGMNILADAVKVTLGPKGRNVVLEKKWGAPTITNDGVSIAKEIELEDPWEKIGAELVKEVAKKTDDVAGDGTTTATVLAQALVREGLRNVAAGANPLGLKRGIEKAVEAVTEQLLKTAKEVETKEQIAATASISAGDSTIGELIAEAMDKVGKEGVITVEESNALGLELELTEGMRFDKGYISGYFVSDPERQEAVLEDPYILLYGSKIASVKDLLPLLEKVMQSGKPLLIISEDVEGEALATLVVNKIRGTFKSVAVKAPGFGDRRKAILQDIAILTGGQVITEDVGLKLDTADLSLLGKARKVVVTKDETTVVEGSGDAEQIQGRVNQIRAEIEKSDSDYDREKLQERLAKLAGGVAVIKAGAATEVELKERKHRIEDAVRNAKAAVEEGIVAGGGVALLQAAEAAFAGLKLEGDEATGANIVKVAVEAPLKQIAVNAGLEGGVVVEKVKGLPVGHGLNAATGVYEDLLAAGVPDPTKVTRSALQNAASIAALFLTTEAVVADKPEKAGAAPAMPDAGGMDF, from the coding sequence ATGGCCAAGATGATCGCCTTCGACGAGGATGCCCGCCGCGGTCTTGAGCGAGGCATGAACATCCTCGCGGACGCCGTCAAGGTGACGCTGGGTCCCAAGGGCCGCAACGTCGTGCTCGAGAAGAAGTGGGGTGCGCCGACGATCACCAACGACGGCGTCTCCATCGCCAAGGAGATCGAGCTCGAGGACCCGTGGGAGAAGATCGGGGCCGAGCTCGTCAAGGAAGTGGCGAAGAAGACCGACGACGTCGCGGGTGACGGCACCACGACCGCCACCGTGCTCGCCCAGGCCCTGGTCCGCGAGGGCCTGCGCAACGTGGCCGCGGGCGCCAACCCGCTGGGCCTCAAGCGCGGCATCGAGAAGGCCGTCGAGGCCGTCACGGAGCAGCTGCTGAAGACCGCCAAGGAGGTCGAGACCAAGGAGCAGATCGCCGCCACGGCGTCCATCTCCGCGGGCGACTCGACCATCGGCGAGCTCATCGCCGAGGCCATGGACAAGGTCGGCAAGGAAGGCGTCATCACCGTCGAGGAGAGCAACGCTCTCGGGCTCGAGCTCGAGCTCACCGAGGGTATGCGCTTCGACAAGGGCTACATCTCCGGCTACTTCGTCTCCGACCCGGAGCGCCAGGAGGCCGTGCTGGAGGACCCGTACATCCTCCTCTACGGCTCCAAGATCGCCTCGGTCAAGGACCTGCTGCCGCTGCTCGAGAAGGTCATGCAGAGCGGCAAGCCGCTGCTGATCATCTCCGAGGACGTCGAGGGCGAGGCCCTGGCGACCCTGGTGGTCAACAAGATCCGCGGCACCTTCAAGTCCGTCGCCGTCAAGGCGCCCGGCTTCGGCGACCGCCGCAAGGCCATCCTGCAGGACATCGCGATCCTGACCGGCGGCCAGGTCATCACCGAGGACGTCGGCCTCAAGCTGGACACCGCGGACCTGTCCCTGCTGGGCAAGGCCCGCAAGGTCGTCGTCACCAAGGACGAGACCACCGTGGTCGAGGGCTCCGGTGACGCCGAGCAGATCCAGGGCCGCGTCAACCAGATCCGCGCCGAGATCGAGAAGTCGGACTCGGACTACGACCGCGAGAAGCTCCAGGAGCGCCTGGCCAAGCTCGCCGGTGGTGTCGCGGTCATCAAGGCGGGCGCCGCCACCGAGGTGGAGCTCAAGGAGCGCAAGCACCGCATCGAGGACGCGGTGCGCAACGCCAAGGCCGCCGTCGAGGAGGGCATCGTCGCCGGTGGCGGCGTCGCGCTGCTCCAGGCCGCCGAGGCCGCCTTCGCGGGCCTGAAGCTCGAGGGCGACGAGGCGACCGGCGCCAACATCGTCAAGGTGGCCGTCGAGGCCCCGCTGAAGCAGATCGCCGTGAACGCGGGCCTTGAGGGCGGCGTCGTGGTGGAGAAGGTCAAGGGCCTCCCCGTCGGCCACGGCCTCAACGCCGCGACCGGCGTGTACGAGGACCTGCTCGCCGCGGGCGTCCCGGACCCGACCAAGGTGACCCGTTCCGCGCTGCAGAACGCCGCCTCGATCGCCGCGCTGTTCCTCACCACCGAGGCCGTCGTGGCCGACAAGCCGGAGAAGGCGGGCGCGGCTCCGGCCATGCCCGACGCCGGCGGCATGGACTTCTGA
- a CDS encoding RNA polymerase sigma factor has protein sequence MGELRMTGERPPWEGLDGTDRHEVCVIAARSGDRRALDVLIHDLTPLVWHVARGHGLDRSTAEDVVQTVWLALLRNLGRITQPRALAGWLVVATRREAQRTWTPSRRESSLSDEMAEQQESHIGLPEDAALVDDRDQRLWRAFGKLSQRCQELLRLTVLAGRAEYRAVAEALSMPRGSIGPTRGRCLGTLRAHLEAEGGSR, from the coding sequence GTGGGCGAGCTGCGCATGACCGGTGAGCGCCCACCGTGGGAAGGGCTCGACGGCACGGACCGGCACGAGGTCTGCGTCATCGCCGCCCGCTCGGGCGATCGCCGGGCGCTGGACGTGCTCATCCACGACCTGACCCCGCTGGTCTGGCACGTGGCGCGGGGGCACGGGCTGGACCGGAGCACGGCCGAGGACGTCGTCCAGACCGTGTGGCTGGCCCTGCTCCGGAACCTGGGGCGGATCACCCAGCCCAGGGCGCTGGCCGGGTGGCTGGTGGTCGCCACGCGCCGCGAGGCGCAGCGGACCTGGACGCCGTCGCGGCGCGAGTCGTCGCTGTCCGACGAGATGGCGGAGCAGCAGGAGAGCCACATCGGACTGCCCGAGGACGCCGCGCTGGTCGACGACCGCGACCAGCGCTTGTGGCGCGCCTTCGGGAAGCTGTCGCAGCGGTGCCAGGAACTGCTGCGGCTCACCGTCCTCGCCGGGCGGGCGGAGTACCGCGCGGTGGCGGAAGCACTGTCCATGCCCCGCGGCAGCATCGGCCCCACCAGGGGTCGGTGCTTGGGCACGCTGCGGGCGCATCTCGAAGCGGAAGGAGGATCGCGGTGA
- a CDS encoding copper homeostasis protein CutC, which translates to MLEIIALTPADAAAAQAGGADRLELVADMVSDGLTPSAEVLRDVLSTTDLPVRVMLRDAPGFAPADPPSLRRAAALLREAGATEFVLGFLGDGGAVDRGACADLLAELEGCAWTFHRALDNAADPEAAWPVAVGLGCDTVLAAGSARGVAEGIPVLERLAARQAADGVRLLVGGGLKREHVPGLARAGATSFHVGGAVRARGWDGPVSEPLVREWATLVAEARG; encoded by the coding sequence ATGTTGGAGATCATCGCCCTGACCCCGGCGGACGCGGCAGCGGCCCAGGCGGGTGGCGCGGACCGCTTGGAGCTGGTGGCGGACATGGTGTCGGACGGCCTGACCCCGTCCGCCGAGGTGCTCCGCGACGTGCTGTCCACGACGGACCTGCCGGTGCGCGTGATGCTGCGCGACGCGCCGGGCTTCGCCCCCGCCGACCCGCCGTCCCTGCGCCGCGCGGCGGCCCTGCTGCGGGAGGCGGGCGCGACCGAGTTCGTGCTGGGCTTCCTGGGGGACGGGGGAGCGGTCGACCGGGGGGCGTGCGCGGACCTGCTGGCGGAGCTGGAGGGCTGCGCCTGGACGTTCCACCGCGCCCTGGACAACGCCGCCGACCCGGAGGCGGCCTGGCCGGTCGCGGTCGGGCTGGGCTGCGACACCGTGCTGGCGGCGGGCAGCGCGCGCGGCGTCGCGGAGGGGATTCCGGTGCTCGAACGCCTCGCGGCGCGCCAGGCGGCGGACGGCGTGCGCCTGCTGGTGGGCGGCGGGCTCAAGCGCGAGCACGTGCCGGGCCTGGCGCGCGCGGGCGCGACGTCGTTCCACGTCGGCGGCGCGGTCCGCGCGCGCGGCTGGGACGGCCCGGTGTCGGAGCCGCTGGTCCGCGAGTGGGCCACGCTGGTGGCGGAGGCGCGGGGCTGA